A section of the Streptomyces sp. CG1 genome encodes:
- a CDS encoding Lsr2 family protein, translated as MAQKVQVLLVDDLDGGEADETVTFALDGKTYEIDLTTINADKLRGLLEPYVKGGRRTGGRASGGRGKARAASGGNQDTAAIRAWAKENGYEVNDRGRVPASIREAYEKANG; from the coding sequence GTGGCACAGAAGGTTCAGGTCCTTCTTGTCGACGACCTCGACGGCGGCGAGGCGGACGAGACCGTGACGTTCGCGCTGGACGGCAAGACGTACGAGATCGATCTCACGACCATCAATGCGGACAAGCTGCGTGGCCTTCTCGAGCCCTATGTGAAGGGCGGCCGTCGTACGGGTGGCCGTGCTTCGGGCGGGCGTGGAAAGGCGCGTGCCGCTTCCGGCGGCAATCAGGACACCGCGGCGATCCGCGCCTGGGCGAAGGAGAACGGTTACGAGGTCAACGACCGCGGCCGTGTTCCGGCGTCCATTCGCGAGGCCTACGAGAAGGCCAACGGCTGA
- a CDS encoding SCO3374 family protein has translation MDPTAPTRHQLAVHTVPLPRRPLDPEPEPCAPSACPDARARHWYENDLGWATVPGRPLRLLTGVRFDVLVVPAEAGAEALRHLAPGSPVALRGDRMELLVAAGSAEELPGLLDWLEWSAVTLDLRVLGAGGTLAAPVPPAGVSVPTRPGAAQLRAGSVQGAAVWLRPPGPGGEAEASLPTMPAVGREGSAPDLVRLVDTVAAQCHQVRLRRLRAGLPTVCRPIQPLAFS, from the coding sequence CTGGACCCCACAGCCCCCACGAGGCATCAGCTCGCCGTCCATACGGTCCCCCTTCCTCGCCGGCCCCTCGATCCGGAACCGGAGCCTTGCGCTCCATCGGCCTGCCCGGATGCCCGGGCCCGCCACTGGTACGAGAACGATCTGGGGTGGGCGACCGTGCCCGGACGGCCGCTGCGGCTGCTCACCGGGGTGCGGTTCGACGTCCTGGTCGTGCCGGCCGAGGCGGGCGCCGAGGCGCTCCGGCATCTCGCACCGGGCTCCCCGGTGGCGCTCAGGGGCGACCGGATGGAGCTGCTGGTGGCCGCGGGCAGCGCGGAGGAGCTGCCGGGGCTGCTGGACTGGCTGGAGTGGAGCGCCGTGACCCTCGACCTGCGGGTCCTGGGCGCGGGTGGCACGCTCGCGGCCCCGGTCCCACCCGCCGGGGTGAGCGTGCCGACGCGGCCCGGAGCCGCTCAGCTGCGGGCCGGATCCGTGCAGGGGGCCGCCGTATGGCTGCGACCCCCTGGTCCTGGAGGCGAGGCCGAGGCCTCGCTGCCGACGATGCCGGCCGTGGGGCGCGAGGGGAGCGCCCCCGATCTCGTACGCCTGGTGGACACGGTGGCAGCACAGTGCCACCAGGTCCGGCTGCGGCGCCTGCGCGCCGGGCTGCCGACCGTCTGCCGGCCGATTCAGCCGTTGGCCTTCTCGTAG
- a CDS encoding ATP-dependent Clp protease ATP-binding subunit encodes MFERFTDRARRVVVLAQEEARMLNHNYIGTEHILLGLIHEGEGVAAKALESLGISLEAVRQQVEEIIGQGQQAPSGHIPFTPRAKKVLELSLREALQLGHNYIGTEHILLGLIREGEGVAAQVLVKLGADLNRVRQQVIQLLSGYQGKETATAGGPAEGTPSTSLVLDQFGRNLTQAARESKLDPVIGREKEIERVMQVLSRRTKNNPVLIGEPGVGKTAVVEGLAQAIVKGEVPETLKDKHLYTLDLGALVAGSRYRGDFEERLKKVLKEIRTRGDIILFIDELHTLVGAGAAEGAIDAASILKPMLARGELQTIGATTLDEYRKHLEKDAALERRFQPIQVAEPSLPHTIEILKGLRDRYEAHHRVSITDEALVQAATLADRYISDRFLPDKAIDLIDEAGSRMRIRRMTAPPDLREFDEKIAAVRRDKESAIDSQDFEKAASLRDKEKQLLAAKAKREKEWKAGDMDVVAEVDGELIAEVLATATGIPVFKLTEEESSRLLRMEDELHKRVIGQVDAVKALSKAIRRTRAGLKDPKRPGGSFIFAGPSGVGKTELSKALAEFLFGDEDALISLDMSEFSEKHTVSRLFGSPPGYVGYEEGGQLTEKVRRKPFSVVLFDEVEKAHPDIFNSLLQILEDGRLTDSQGRVVDFKNTVIIMTTNLGTRDISKGFNLGFAAAGDTKTNYERMKNKVSDELKQHFRPEFLNRVDDVVVFPQLTQEDILRIVDLMISKVDERLKDRDMGIELSQSAKELLAKKGYDPVLGARPLRRTIQREVEDTLSEKILFGELRPGHIVVVDTEGEGDAATFTFRGEEKSALPDVPPIEQAAGGAGPNLSKEA; translated from the coding sequence ATGTTCGAGAGGTTCACCGACCGCGCGCGGCGGGTTGTCGTCCTGGCTCAGGAAGAAGCCCGGATGCTCAACCACAACTACATCGGCACCGAGCACATCCTCCTGGGTCTCATCCACGAGGGTGAAGGTGTCGCCGCTAAGGCCCTGGAGAGCCTCGGCATTTCGCTTGAGGCGGTCCGCCAGCAGGTGGAGGAGATCATCGGCCAGGGCCAGCAGGCCCCGTCCGGGCACATCCCCTTCACTCCCCGTGCCAAGAAGGTCCTGGAGCTGTCGCTCCGTGAGGCTCTTCAGCTGGGCCACAACTACATCGGCACGGAGCACATCCTGCTCGGCCTGATCCGTGAGGGCGAGGGCGTAGCCGCCCAGGTCCTGGTCAAGCTGGGCGCAGATCTCAACCGGGTGCGGCAGCAGGTCATCCAGCTGCTCTCCGGTTACCAGGGCAAGGAGACCGCCACCGCCGGCGGCCCGGCCGAGGGCACCCCCTCGACCTCCCTCGTCCTCGACCAGTTCGGCCGGAACCTCACCCAGGCCGCTCGTGAGTCCAAGCTCGACCCGGTCATCGGGCGCGAGAAGGAGATCGAGCGGGTCATGCAGGTGCTGTCCCGCCGTACGAAGAACAACCCGGTCCTGATCGGTGAGCCCGGCGTCGGCAAGACCGCCGTCGTCGAGGGCCTCGCCCAGGCCATCGTCAAGGGCGAGGTGCCCGAGACCCTCAAGGACAAGCACCTCTACACGCTGGACCTCGGCGCCCTGGTCGCCGGCTCCCGCTACCGCGGTGACTTCGAGGAGCGCCTGAAGAAGGTGCTCAAGGAGATCCGCACCCGCGGCGACATCATCCTGTTCATCGACGAGCTGCACACGCTGGTCGGTGCGGGTGCCGCCGAGGGCGCCATCGACGCGGCTTCGATCCTGAAGCCGATGCTGGCCCGCGGTGAGCTGCAGACCATCGGTGCGACCACCCTGGACGAGTACCGCAAGCACCTGGAGAAGGACGCGGCCCTGGAGCGCCGCTTCCAGCCCATCCAGGTCGCCGAGCCGTCCCTGCCGCACACGATCGAGATCCTCAAGGGCCTGCGCGACCGCTACGAGGCGCATCACCGCGTCTCCATCACGGACGAGGCCCTGGTCCAGGCCGCCACCCTGGCCGACCGCTACATCTCGGACCGCTTCCTGCCGGACAAGGCGATCGACCTGATCGACGAGGCCGGTTCCCGGATGCGCATCCGCCGGATGACCGCTCCGCCGGACCTGCGCGAGTTCGACGAGAAGATCGCCGCCGTCCGCCGGGACAAGGAGTCCGCGATCGACTCGCAGGACTTCGAGAAGGCCGCCTCCCTGCGCGACAAGGAGAAGCAACTCCTGGCCGCCAAGGCCAAGCGGGAGAAGGAGTGGAAGGCCGGCGACATGGACGTCGTCGCCGAGGTCGACGGCGAGCTGATCGCCGAGGTCCTCGCCACGGCCACGGGCATCCCGGTCTTCAAGCTGACCGAGGAGGAGTCCAGCCGCCTGCTGCGCATGGAGGACGAACTCCACAAGCGGGTCATCGGCCAGGTCGACGCCGTCAAGGCGCTGTCGAAGGCGATCCGTCGTACGCGCGCCGGTCTGAAGGACCCGAAGCGTCCGGGTGGTTCGTTCATCTTCGCCGGCCCGTCCGGTGTCGGTAAGACCGAGCTGTCCAAGGCGCTCGCCGAGTTCCTCTTCGGTGACGAGGACGCGCTGATCTCCCTCGACATGTCGGAGTTCAGCGAGAAGCACACGGTGTCGCGGCTCTTCGGTTCCCCGCCCGGATACGTGGGTTACGAAGAGGGCGGCCAGCTGACCGAGAAGGTCCGCCGCAAGCCGTTCTCCGTCGTCCTCTTCGACGAGGTCGAGAAGGCCCACCCGGACATCTTCAACTCGCTGCTGCAGATCCTGGAGGACGGTCGGCTGACCGACTCCCAGGGCCGGGTCGTGGACTTCAAGAACACGGTCATCATCATGACGACCAACCTCGGAACCCGGGACATCTCCAAGGGCTTCAACCTCGGCTTCGCCGCCGCGGGCGACACGAAGACCAACTACGAGCGCATGAAGAACAAGGTGTCGGACGAGCTCAAGCAGCACTTCCGTCCCGAGTTCCTCAACCGCGTCGACGACGTCGTCGTCTTCCCGCAGCTGACGCAGGAGGACATCCTGCGGATCGTCGACCTGATGATCAGCAAGGTGGACGAGCGCCTGAAGGACCGGGACATGGGCATCGAGCTCTCCCAGTCCGCCAAGGAGCTGCTGGCGAAGAAGGGTTACGACCCGGTGCTGGGCGCCCGGCCGCTGCGCCGCACGATCCAGCGCGAGGTCGAGGACACGCTCTCCGAGAAGATCCTCTTCGGCGAGCTGCGTCCCGGTCACATCGTGGTCGTGGACACCGAGGGCGAGGGCGACGCCGCCACCTTCACCTTCCGGGGTGAGGAGAAGTCGGCACTGCCCGACGTCCCGCCGATCGAGCAGGCCGCGGGTGGGGCTGGTCCCAACCTGAGCAAGGAGGCGTAA
- a CDS encoding NACHT domain-containing NTPase, with amino-acid sequence MEPAAIGGKMASTLVVSLLKKLVPADGPGAGLVPKPLRLTDLVSLRGEKRGLGERELRKLAAHLTERALDTPGEPPFPPPEREAVTEALTRRLLALGGLDMDDVQAVRLGEPALARQLKQAAPAADGLSADAGLFLDAATEWACGEILEFFTRRSTFVARTAVEQSRAQARTGADVQELLARVPSPDAQDIGFEIRYLDYLARKHGKLTIYGIDLSNSPGRWPLDAAYLSLEAVGRGDQPYGTWLGLVPAGAVTAPADEALAGHDRVLLRGVAGSGKTTLIQWLAVSAATEPTGRMAHLAGRVPFVLPLRTLTRHGERLPDPARFLAAVGCPLAGAQPSGWEDRVLAAGRGLILVDGLDEVPEPERIRARAWLHDLVDAFPGNRWLITSRPAAVGDDWLVDDDFTELALTAMSPADVASFIRRWHRAAASGDAEEDAQLVAYESQLLDAVRTKPDLGRLATNPLMCGLICALHRDRHGYLPYGRKELYESALSMLLTRRDRERDMAVPELSEEPQLQLLQRLAYWLIRNGRTEMDRDRAETIVAESLPAVPAASALGDAAAVLDHFLVRTGLLLGPAPDFLHFVHRTFQDFLGARAAVEAGDFGLLAGHAGDDQWADVIRMAVAQARPRERAELLGLLTSVPDKRAHLLAMACLEHATELDPAVRQRVEDLARALLPPRTVQEARELAEAGPLVLELLPGPEGLSDEEAEAVTGTAALVGTDAAVPLLSRFAGHPEFRVRATLMLAWERFDRSGYAEEVLAHVDSRDLYVNVSSPEALRALPRLGPRPRLTIDGAHDLADILRMLPEGVRKIGLAENPLLRDLRPLAALLSLDRVGLIRCPGVGDVSPLADLGLEELYLHNVGPVSGLGRLDTVQHLTVTSELPVSLRELPLDAPLNTLALDAGVLASGGLRGLSHWSALNSVDLRGGVEFLRPEDWSELTALPALTRLGVPAYAAAHCAGAPELPGVETLYVFDVQGTEDLAPLARLCPDLRTVRLFTPLAVNLDKTAYAADFPDANVLTPRSRPFAF; translated from the coding sequence ATGGAGCCTGCCGCGATCGGCGGGAAGATGGCGTCCACGCTGGTCGTCTCGCTGCTGAAGAAGCTGGTCCCGGCGGACGGCCCCGGCGCCGGGCTGGTCCCGAAGCCGTTACGGCTGACGGACCTCGTGTCCTTACGGGGCGAGAAACGCGGCCTCGGCGAGCGGGAGTTGCGCAAGCTCGCCGCCCACCTGACCGAGCGGGCGCTGGACACACCGGGCGAGCCGCCCTTCCCGCCCCCCGAGCGGGAAGCCGTCACCGAGGCACTGACCCGCAGGCTGCTCGCCCTCGGCGGGCTCGACATGGACGACGTCCAGGCCGTACGGCTGGGTGAGCCCGCGCTGGCCCGGCAGCTCAAGCAGGCGGCTCCCGCGGCCGACGGGCTGTCCGCCGACGCCGGACTCTTCCTCGACGCGGCCACCGAGTGGGCCTGCGGTGAGATCCTGGAGTTCTTCACCCGCCGCTCCACCTTTGTGGCCCGCACCGCCGTCGAGCAGAGCCGGGCCCAGGCCAGGACGGGCGCCGACGTCCAGGAACTGCTGGCCCGCGTGCCCAGCCCGGACGCCCAGGACATCGGCTTCGAGATCCGGTACCTGGACTACCTCGCGCGCAAACACGGCAAGCTCACCATCTACGGCATCGACCTCAGCAATTCGCCGGGGCGCTGGCCGCTGGACGCCGCGTATCTCAGCCTGGAGGCGGTCGGACGCGGCGACCAGCCGTACGGCACATGGCTCGGGCTGGTGCCCGCCGGCGCGGTCACCGCACCCGCCGACGAGGCGCTGGCCGGCCATGACCGGGTGCTGCTACGAGGCGTCGCGGGCTCGGGGAAGACCACGCTGATCCAGTGGCTCGCCGTGTCCGCCGCGACCGAACCAACCGGCCGCATGGCCCATCTCGCCGGCCGCGTTCCGTTCGTCCTGCCCCTGCGCACCCTCACCCGGCACGGCGAACGCCTCCCCGACCCGGCGCGCTTCCTGGCCGCCGTCGGCTGCCCGCTCGCCGGGGCGCAGCCGAGCGGCTGGGAGGACCGGGTACTGGCGGCCGGACGCGGGCTCATACTGGTCGACGGGCTGGACGAGGTGCCGGAGCCGGAACGGATACGGGCTCGTGCCTGGCTGCACGACCTGGTCGACGCGTTCCCCGGCAACCGCTGGCTCATCACCTCTCGTCCCGCTGCCGTCGGCGACGACTGGCTCGTCGACGACGACTTCACGGAGCTGGCGCTGACCGCGATGAGCCCCGCGGACGTCGCCTCGTTCATCCGGCGCTGGCACCGGGCCGCGGCGAGCGGGGACGCGGAGGAGGATGCGCAGCTCGTCGCCTACGAGAGCCAGCTCCTCGATGCCGTACGCACCAAACCGGACCTGGGCCGGCTCGCCACCAACCCCCTGATGTGCGGCCTGATCTGCGCGTTGCACCGCGACCGGCACGGCTATCTGCCCTACGGCCGCAAGGAGTTGTACGAGTCGGCCCTGTCGATGCTGCTGACCCGCCGGGACCGCGAGCGGGACATGGCGGTGCCGGAGCTGAGCGAGGAACCCCAGCTCCAGCTGCTGCAGCGCCTGGCCTACTGGCTCATCCGCAACGGACGTACGGAGATGGACCGCGACCGGGCGGAGACCATCGTCGCCGAGTCCCTCCCGGCGGTACCGGCGGCGTCGGCGCTGGGGGACGCCGCCGCCGTACTGGACCACTTCCTCGTCCGCACCGGACTGCTGCTCGGCCCGGCCCCGGACTTCCTGCACTTCGTCCACCGCACCTTCCAGGACTTCCTGGGCGCCCGGGCCGCCGTGGAGGCGGGTGACTTCGGGCTGCTCGCGGGGCATGCCGGCGACGACCAGTGGGCGGACGTGATCCGCATGGCGGTGGCCCAGGCCCGACCCCGCGAACGGGCCGAACTGCTGGGCCTGTTGACGTCGGTACCCGACAAGCGGGCCCATCTGCTGGCGATGGCCTGCCTGGAACACGCGACGGAACTGGACCCGGCGGTGCGTCAGCGGGTCGAGGACCTGGCCCGCGCCCTGCTGCCGCCCCGCACGGTGCAGGAGGCACGCGAACTGGCGGAGGCGGGCCCACTGGTACTGGAACTGCTGCCGGGTCCTGAGGGGTTGTCGGACGAGGAAGCCGAGGCGGTGACGGGGACGGCGGCACTGGTGGGAACGGACGCGGCGGTGCCGCTGCTCTCGCGGTTCGCGGGGCATCCCGAATTCCGGGTACGGGCCACCCTGATGCTGGCCTGGGAGCGTTTCGACCGGAGCGGGTATGCCGAGGAGGTACTGGCGCATGTGGACTCCCGGGACCTCTACGTCAACGTCTCCTCCCCCGAGGCACTGCGCGCGCTGCCCCGGCTGGGCCCCCGGCCTCGGCTGACCATCGACGGGGCGCACGACCTGGCGGACATCCTGCGGATGCTTCCCGAGGGTGTGCGGAAGATCGGTCTCGCCGAGAATCCGCTGCTCCGCGACCTACGGCCACTCGCCGCCCTGCTCTCGCTCGATCGCGTGGGCCTGATCAGGTGTCCAGGGGTGGGTGACGTGTCTCCCCTGGCGGATCTGGGTCTGGAGGAGTTGTACCTGCACAACGTCGGCCCGGTCTCCGGGCTCGGCCGGCTCGACACCGTGCAGCACCTCACGGTGACAAGCGAATTGCCCGTCAGTCTTCGGGAACTGCCCCTCGACGCCCCGCTGAACACGCTTGCCCTGGACGCCGGTGTCCTCGCGTCGGGCGGTCTTCGCGGACTGAGCCACTGGTCGGCACTGAACTCTGTGGACCTGCGCGGCGGAGTGGAGTTCCTCCGGCCCGAAGACTGGTCCGAACTCACCGCTCTGCCCGCGCTCACTCGCCTCGGCGTTCCCGCATACGCGGCGGCGCACTGCGCCGGAGCCCCTGAGCTGCCCGGAGTGGAGACCCTGTATGTGTTCGACGTCCAGGGCACCGAGGACCTGGCACCGCTGGCCCGGCTGTGCCCGGACCTGCGCACCGTCCGGTTGTTCACGCCCCTTGCCGTGAACCTGGACAAGACCGCGTACGCGGCGGATTTCCCGGACGCCAACGTGCTGACTCCGCGCTCCCGGCCCTTCGCCTTCTGA
- a CDS encoding HAD family acid phosphatase, which yields MTRGPWARRISATAVSVAALAALAAPAQAATASDTTATTTSSTKVDYATWQKDCQAVMDQALPYLKQRIAAADPGEKQAIVFDIDNTTLETDFGFSYPQPANKPVLNVAQYAQEHGVSLFFVTARPGIIYLPTEYNLEHDGYDVSGLYVRGLFDLFEDVAAYKTAQRVDIENHGYTIIANIGNSATDLSGGHAEKTFKLPDYNGQLS from the coding sequence ATGACCAGAGGCCCCTGGGCTCGCCGCATATCCGCCACCGCCGTCTCCGTGGCCGCCCTGGCCGCACTGGCCGCCCCGGCCCAGGCCGCGACCGCTAGCGACACCACCGCCACCACCACCTCGTCCACGAAGGTGGACTACGCGACCTGGCAGAAGGACTGCCAGGCGGTGATGGACCAGGCCCTGCCCTATCTGAAGCAGCGCATCGCCGCCGCCGATCCCGGCGAGAAGCAGGCGATCGTCTTCGACATCGACAACACCACGCTGGAGACCGACTTCGGCTTCAGCTACCCGCAGCCGGCCAACAAGCCCGTCCTCAACGTCGCGCAGTACGCCCAGGAGCACGGCGTCTCGCTCTTCTTCGTCACGGCCCGCCCCGGCATCATCTACCTGCCGACCGAGTACAACCTCGAGCACGACGGCTACGACGTCTCCGGCCTCTACGTCCGCGGCCTGTTCGACCTCTTCGAGGACGTCGCCGCCTACAAGACGGCCCAGCGCGTCGACATCGAGAACCACGGCTACACGATCATCGCGAACATCGGCAACAGCGCCACCGACCTCTCCGGCGGCCACGCCGAGAAGACCTTCAAACTGCCGGACTACAACGGGCAGTTGTCCTGA
- a CDS encoding TetR/AcrR family transcriptional regulator yields the protein MGVTMDGTKQQRRGNTRQRIQDVALDLFAEQGYEKTSLREIAERLDVTKAALYYHFKTKEEIIVSLFEDLTRPIEELIEWGRSQPHTLQTKQEMVRRYSRILADAEPFFRFMHDNQGTVRDLRIGDTFKDRMRGMRDIFIDPEAPLIDQVRCVSAMFTLHAGMFVMQDLEGDFEERREAVLEVALGLVTQAHEHAGES from the coding sequence ATGGGCGTCACCATGGACGGCACCAAGCAGCAGCGTCGCGGTAACACCCGCCAGCGCATTCAGGACGTGGCGCTCGACCTCTTCGCGGAGCAGGGCTACGAGAAGACCTCCCTGCGCGAGATCGCCGAGCGTCTCGACGTCACGAAGGCGGCCCTGTACTACCACTTCAAGACGAAGGAAGAGATCATCGTCAGCCTCTTCGAGGATCTGACGAGGCCGATCGAGGAACTCATCGAGTGGGGCCGCAGCCAGCCGCACACGCTGCAGACCAAGCAGGAGATGGTACGGCGCTACAGCCGCATCCTGGCCGACGCCGAGCCGTTCTTCCGTTTCATGCACGACAACCAGGGCACGGTCCGGGACCTGCGCATCGGCGACACCTTCAAGGACCGGATGCGCGGCATGCGGGACATCTTCATCGACCCGGAGGCACCGCTCATCGACCAGGTCCGCTGTGTCAGCGCGATGTTCACGCTGCACGCGGGCATGTTCGTGATGCAGGACCTGGAAGGCGACTTCGAGGAGCGGCGCGAGGCCGTACTCGAAGTCGCCCTGGGCCTCGTCACCCAGGCCCACGAACACGCCGGCGAGAGCTAG
- a CDS encoding MDR family MFS transporter has product MADTVEMVTESKQEGKQPRSVRVVLLALMIAMMLAMLDNMIVGTAMPTIVGELGGLEHLSWVVTGYTLATAASTPVWGKLGDMYGRKGAFLSSIVIFLIGSALSGMAQNMGELIGFRAVQGLGAGGLMVGVMAIIGDLIPPRERGKYTGMMAGVMALAMIGGPLVGGTITDNWGWRWSFYINLPLGVVALALVSAVLHLPKKRTRARIDYPGVLLLTVGITAIVLVTTWGGTEYAWTSARIMELIGIGVAALIGFVFWQTRAAEPVVPLHMFRSRNFTLMSVIGFITGFVMFGATLYLPLYQQSVQGASATNSGLLLLPMLGAMLVTSMVAGRVTADSGRYKIFPIAGGALMIAGLYLLSLMDTGTTRFTSGLYMAVLGLGMGCLMQITMLVAQNSVEMKDMGVASSSTTLFRTLGSSFGVAIMGALFNDRVKHVMAERAGALGKGVTEKSAQLDAKHLKMLPPAIRDAYQHAVSAGTHSAFLLGAGIAVIVLIAALFVKEVPLKSGAPKPSADGGEDAAPVAVVEAV; this is encoded by the coding sequence ATGGCGGACACGGTCGAGATGGTCACGGAGAGCAAACAGGAGGGCAAACAGCCCAGGAGCGTACGGGTGGTCCTGCTCGCGCTCATGATCGCGATGATGCTCGCGATGCTGGACAACATGATCGTGGGTACGGCGATGCCGACGATCGTGGGCGAGCTGGGCGGCCTGGAGCACCTGTCCTGGGTGGTCACCGGCTACACCCTGGCCACCGCGGCATCCACCCCGGTCTGGGGCAAGCTCGGTGACATGTACGGGCGCAAGGGCGCCTTCCTCAGCTCGATCGTGATCTTCCTGATCGGCTCGGCGCTCAGCGGCATGGCCCAGAACATGGGCGAACTCATCGGCTTCCGGGCCGTGCAGGGTCTCGGCGCCGGCGGTCTGATGGTCGGCGTCATGGCGATCATCGGCGATCTGATCCCGCCGCGGGAGCGCGGCAAGTACACCGGCATGATGGCCGGCGTCATGGCGCTGGCGATGATCGGCGGCCCGCTGGTCGGCGGCACCATCACCGACAACTGGGGCTGGCGCTGGTCCTTCTACATCAACCTGCCGCTGGGTGTCGTGGCCCTGGCGCTGGTCAGCGCGGTGCTGCACCTGCCGAAGAAGCGGACGCGGGCGCGCATCGACTACCCGGGTGTCCTGCTGCTGACCGTCGGCATCACCGCGATCGTGCTGGTCACCACCTGGGGCGGCACCGAGTACGCCTGGACCTCCGCGCGGATCATGGAACTGATCGGCATCGGCGTCGCCGCGCTGATCGGGTTCGTGTTCTGGCAGACCAGGGCCGCCGAGCCGGTGGTGCCGCTGCACATGTTCAGGAGCCGCAACTTCACCCTGATGTCGGTCATCGGCTTCATCACCGGCTTCGTGATGTTCGGTGCCACGCTCTATCTGCCGCTGTACCAGCAGTCGGTGCAGGGCGCCTCCGCCACCAACTCCGGTCTGCTGCTCCTGCCGATGCTCGGCGCGATGCTCGTGACCTCGATGGTCGCGGGCCGGGTCACCGCCGACAGCGGCCGCTACAAGATCTTCCCGATCGCCGGCGGAGCGCTGATGATCGCCGGGCTGTATCTGCTGTCGCTGATGGACACGGGTACGACCCGTTTCACCTCGGGTCTGTACATGGCGGTGCTGGGCCTCGGCATGGGCTGCCTGATGCAGATCACCATGCTGGTGGCGCAGAACAGCGTGGAGATGAAGGACATGGGCGTGGCCTCCTCGTCCACGACCCTGTTCCGTACGCTCGGCTCCTCCTTCGGTGTCGCCATCATGGGCGCGCTGTTCAACGACCGGGTCAAGCACGTCATGGCCGAGCGGGCCGGCGCGCTGGGCAAGGGCGTCACCGAGAAGTCCGCACAGCTGGACGCGAAGCACCTCAAGATGTTGCCGCCCGCGATCCGGGACGCCTACCAGCACGCGGTGTCCGCCGGTACGCACTCGGCGTTCCTGCTGGGCGCGGGCATCGCGGTGATCGTGCTGATCGCCGCGCTGTTCGTGAAGGAGGTTCCGCTGAAGAGCGGGGCGCCGAAGCCTTCGGCGGACGGCGGCGAGGATGCGGCGCCGGTGGCGGTGGTCGAGGCCGTCTGA